Proteins co-encoded in one Nicotiana sylvestris chromosome 7, ASM39365v2, whole genome shotgun sequence genomic window:
- the LOC138873100 gene encoding uncharacterized protein yields the protein MEKMKVAKIRILRWMSGYTRRDKVRNEAIWDNVGVAFMENKMRESRLRWFGYIKRRIIDTPVRRCERLAMAGVRRDRDRPMKYWGEVIRHDMTRLYLTEDMTLDRNV from the coding sequence AtggagaagatgaaagtagcaaaaATAAGGATATTGAGATGGATGAGTGGGTATACCAGGAGAGATAAGGTTAGGAATGAAGCTATCTGGGACAACGTGGGAGTGGCTTTCATGGAGAACAAGATGCGGGAgtcgaggctgagatggttcgggTACATAAAGAGGAGAATCATTGATACTCCTGTCAGGAGATGTGAGAGGTTGGCCATGGCGGGTGTGAGAAGAGATCGAGATAGACCAatgaagtattggggagaggtgattaggcatgaTATGACGCGACTCTAtcttactgaggacatgacccttgataggaatgtatga